The DNA segment AATAGGCGTCGTAATAGCCGGCCGACAGGACGTAGGTGCCGATCATGATACGGCGCTTGACCTCGGTGCCGAAACCGGCCGCGCGGGTCTTTTCATACATGTCGGCAATGTCCTTGCCGTCGATGCGCAGGCCGTAACGAACGCCGTCGTAGCGAGCAAGGTTGGACGAGGCTTCGGCAGGCGCGACGATGTAATAGGCCGGAAGCGCATATTTCGTGTGCGGCAGGCTGATATCGACGATCTCGGCACCGGCGTCCTTCAACCAGGCAATGCCCTGCTGCCATAGCGTCTCGATTTCCTCCGGCATGCCATCGACGCGGTATTCCTTCGGAATGCCGATCTTCATGCCCTTCAGCGACTGGCCAAGCGGTGCCTCATAGTCCGGCACCGGCAGATCGACCGAGGTCGTGTCCTTGGCATCGACGGATGCCATCGACTTCAACAGGATGGCCGCATCGCGCACGTCGCGGGCGATCGGGCCGGCCTGGTCGAGCGAGGAGGCAAAGGCGACAATGCCCCAGCGCGAGCAGCGGCCATAGGTCGGCTTGATACCGACTGTTCCGGTAAAGGCGGCCGGCTGGCGGATCGAGCCGCCGGTATCGGTGGCGGTCGCACCGGCGCACAGGAACGCGGCAACGGCGGCAGCCGAACCGCCGGACGAGCCGCCCGGAACCAGATCGAGGTTCGATCCCTTGGCGCGCCAGGGGTTTTTCACCGGGCCGTAATAGGAGCTTTCGTTCGACGAGCCCATGGCGAACTCGTCCATGTTCAGCTTGCCGAGCATGACGGCGCCGTCGTTCCACAGGTTCTGGGTGACGGTCGATTCATAGCGCGGCTTGAAGCCGTCGAGAATGTGGCTGCAGGCCTGGGTGTGGATGCCTTCGGTGCCGAACAAGTCCTTGATCCCGAGCGGAATGCCCTCGAGCGCGCCGGCCTTGCCGCTGGCGATGCGGGCGTCGGAGGCCTTGGCCATCTCGCGCGCCTTGTCCGGGGTCGTCACCACATAGGCATTCAGCGCACCATTGGCTGCGTCGATCGCGCCGATATAAGCCTCCGTCAGTTCGACGGCGGAGATTTCCTTGGCGCTCAGCTTGGTGCGCGCTTCAGCAATGGTCAGGCGGGTCAGGTCGGTCATGGCAGGCTTTCAAAAACGGGGGCGTTCGGGCGGCGGCGGCTCAGGCTTATTCGACAACCTTCGGGACGAGGAAGAAATTGCGATCCTCGTTCGGGGCATTGGCGACGATATCGCCGGCCTTGTTGCCGTCGGTGACTTCATCGACGCGCTTCTTCATGGCCATCGGCGTCACGGATGTCATCGGCTCGACGCCATCGACATTCACCTCGGACAGCTGCTCGACGAAACCGAGGATGC comes from the Pararhizobium qamdonense genome and includes:
- the gatA gene encoding Asp-tRNA(Asn)/Glu-tRNA(Gln) amidotransferase subunit GatA codes for the protein MTDLTRLTIAEARTKLSAKEISAVELTEAYIGAIDAANGALNAYVVTTPDKAREMAKASDARIASGKAGALEGIPLGIKDLFGTEGIHTQACSHILDGFKPRYESTVTQNLWNDGAVMLGKLNMDEFAMGSSNESSYYGPVKNPWRAKGSNLDLVPGGSSGGSAAAVAAFLCAGATATDTGGSIRQPAAFTGTVGIKPTYGRCSRWGIVAFASSLDQAGPIARDVRDAAILLKSMASVDAKDTTSVDLPVPDYEAPLGQSLKGMKIGIPKEYRVDGMPEEIETLWQQGIAWLKDAGAEIVDISLPHTKYALPAYYIVAPAEASSNLARYDGVRYGLRIDGKDIADMYEKTRAAGFGTEVKRRIMIGTYVLSAGYYDAYYLQAQKVRTLIKRDFELAFHAGVDAILTPATPSSAFGIADEDLASDPVKMYLNDIFTVTVNMAGLPGIAVPAGLDHKGLPLGLQLIGKPFEEETLFKTAHVIEQAAGKFQPAKWW
- the gatC gene encoding Asp-tRNA(Asn)/Glu-tRNA(Gln) amidotransferase subunit GatC, with the translated sequence MSVDLATVKRVARLARIAVTEEEAQRMTGELNGILGFVEQLSEVNVDGVEPMTSVTPMAMKKRVDEVTDGNKAGDIVANAPNEDRNFFLVPKVVE